One window of the Manihot esculenta cultivar AM560-2 chromosome 14, M.esculenta_v8, whole genome shotgun sequence genome contains the following:
- the LOC110631178 gene encoding protein SRG1 produces the protein MSFLSKSVQEMSITGDEPPPEYIVKGCTFAPSDLSSSLSSSPFPVIDISLFSSSSAHSNSKEEVDSALETLRSALGSNGCFQAVGHGMSSSFLDKVRAMAIQFFELPVEEKQKYARAVNESEGYGSDVVVSANQVLDWSHRLSLRVFPEDRRRNNLWPENPNDFRETLIEYSLKIKSVMDLLYKAMARSLNVEENSFSGQFGDRSLMQARFNFYPKCSRPDLVLGVKPHTDRSGITVLLQDRQVEGLEILADNKWIRVPVIPDALVVNLGDQMQIMSNGIFRSPMHRVVTSTERLRISVALFHEPEPEREIGPVDSLVDEQTPRLYRNVKNYGFINYECYQKGIVALETVKI, from the exons ATGTCATTCCTGTCCAAAAGCGTGCAAGAAATGTCCATCACCGGCGATGAACCACCTCCGGAATACATTGTCAAAGGATGCACTTTTGCTCCTTCAGATTTATCCTCCTCCTTATCCTCATCTCCATTTCCGGTAATCGACATCAGTCTCTTCTCCTCATCTTCTGCTCACAGTAACAGCAAGGAGGAAGTAGACAGTGCACTGGAAACTCTAAGATCAGCTCTCGGCTCAAATGGATGCTTCCAG GCTGTAGGACATGGGATGTCGAGTTCATTCCTTGACAAGGTACGTGCAATGGCGATTCAATTTTTTGAACTTCCAGTGGAAGAGAAGCAGAAATATGCGAGAGCTGTGAATGAATCTGAAGGCTATGGGAGCGACGTCGTCGTTTCAGCAAATCAAGTTCTTGATTGGTCTCATCGCCTGAGTCTGAGGGTATTTCCTGAAGATAGAAGAAGGAACAATCTTTGGCCTGAAAATCCTAATGATTTCAG AGAGACCTTGATCGAATATTCCCTGAAGATAAAGTCTGTGATGGATCTTCTCTATAAGGCAATGGCAAGGTCACTGAATGTGGAAGAGAACAGCTTCTCAGGCCAGTTTGGTGATCGTTCTCTAATGCAAGCAAGATTCAACTTCTATCCAAAGTGTTCAAGACCTGATTTGGTTCTTGGTGTCAAACCTCACACTGATAGGTCAGGCATTACAGTTCTCTTGCAAGACAGACAAGTTGAAGGCCTTGAAATTTTAGCAGATAACAAATGGATTAGAGTTCCCGTTATTCCTGATGCTCTTGTTGTCAATCTCGGAGATCAAATGCAG ATAATGAGCAATGGAATATTCAGAAGCCCAATGCACAGGGTGGTGACAAGCACAGAAAGATTGAGAATATCTGTGGCCTTATTCCATGAACCAGAGCCAGAAAGAGAGATTGGACCTGTAGACAGCCTGGTGGATGAGCAAACACCCAGATTATACAGAAATGTCAAAAATTATGGTTTTATCAACTATGAGTGCTACCAGAAAGGCATTGTAGCCCTTGAGACTGTGAAAATATAA